The Dethiosulfovibrio peptidovorans DSM 11002 genome has a window encoding:
- a CDS encoding Crp/Fnr family transcriptional regulator — protein MEKAMERIPGFNGLSRDETEKILSISILKKARKKEIIFSDGEVGEGFFAVLRGRVRVYKMSEEGREVILHVCGPGDHFGQVSMFAGKNYPAWAQAMSDSKLLLFPRRAFLDLLSREPQIAMSMMSGLSSKMRELTLQVESLALKEVPGRLASYLIMLAEEKKSPGSLHLDIPKWQLASVLGTTPETLSRIFSDMTDRGLIDLDRRDVTLLDHTALKELAEHGRFYDVRTPKK, from the coding sequence ATGGAAAAGGCGATGGAGAGGATTCCCGGATTCAACGGACTTTCCCGGGATGAGACCGAAAAGATACTCTCGATCTCCATACTCAAGAAGGCGAGAAAAAAGGAGATAATCTTCTCCGACGGGGAGGTCGGAGAGGGGTTCTTCGCCGTGCTCAGAGGCAGGGTGAGGGTCTACAAGATGTCCGAGGAGGGGCGAGAGGTGATACTCCACGTCTGCGGCCCGGGGGACCACTTCGGCCAGGTGTCCATGTTCGCCGGAAAAAACTATCCCGCCTGGGCCCAGGCCATGTCCGACTCGAAGCTGCTGCTCTTTCCTAGGAGGGCCTTTCTGGATCTGTTGTCCAGAGAGCCTCAGATAGCCATGTCTATGATGTCCGGCCTTTCCTCCAAGATGAGAGAGCTTACGCTACAGGTGGAGAGTCTGGCCCTCAAGGAGGTCCCGGGGCGACTGGCGTCGTATCTCATCATGCTGGCTGAGGAGAAAAAATCTCCCGGAAGCCTGCATCTGGACATTCCGAAATGGCAACTGGCCTCCGTTCTGGGGACTACCCCGGAGACCCTATCTCGGATATTCTCCGACATGACCGATCGAGGGCTGATAGATCTGGACAGGAGGGACGTCACGCTTCTGGACCACACCGCCCTGAAGGAACTGGCGGAACACGGCAGATTCTACGACGTCAGGACCCCAAAAAAATAG